One stretch of Ictalurus punctatus breed USDA103 chromosome 5, Coco_2.0, whole genome shotgun sequence DNA includes these proteins:
- the LOC108265688 gene encoding CMRF35-like molecule 5 isoform X5: MYFCRDPCSPFDVLIKSVKADTVVSKERYSAVNTLSARRFSVTIRQLTLNDSGVYYCGVDTWGKDKLTIVKLTVSEAVPTVSTRAPVTSQNQIPEVTESPCATTMITATAAPTVSTRDPVSRQNQSPHNDTKYCM, encoded by the exons ATGTACTTCTGTCGTGATCCATGCTCTCCTTTTGATGTACTAATTAAATCTGTGAAGGCTGATACGGTCGTCTCTAAGGAAAGATACTCTGCAGTAAACACTCTGTCTGCACGTCGCTTCTCTGTCACCATCAGACAGCTCACATTAAATGACTCTGGAGTTTATTACTGTGGAGTGGATACATGGGGCAAAGACAAGTTAACTATAGTAAAGCTTACTGTCAGTGAAG CAGTTCCTACTGTGTCTACACGTGCTCCAGTGAccagtcagaatcaaatccctgAAGTTACAGAGTCTCCTTGTGCCACCACAATGATAACAGCTACTGCAG CTCCTACTGTGTCCACTCGTGATCCAGTGTCGAGGCAGAATCAAAGCCCTCACAATGATACCAAGTACTGCATGTAG